Sequence from the Thermocoleostomius sinensis A174 genome:
AGATATGAATCGCTGCTTGCGGAATGTTGCCTTAAAGTTAGGTGACGCTGCTCTCCAACAGCGTGTTGAACGCCTGATTACTGAGGAAGTGAACCAACTTAATGATGTGCTAGTGCCCTATCGCGATCGATTACAAGGAAAACGAGTTGTTCTATATACCGGAGGTGTAAAAAGTTGGTCAATTATTTCAGCAGCAAAAGATTTAGGAATGCAAGTTGTTGCAACTAGCACCAAAAAAAGCACTGAAGAAGACAAAGCCAGAATTAGGGAATTGCTTGGTCAAGATGGATTAATGTTGGAAAAAGGCAACGCCCAAGAACTACTGCAAGTCATTGCTCAAACCCAAGCAGATATGTTAATTGCAGGAGGAAGAAATCAGTACACAGCCTTGAAAGCTCGAATTCCATTCCTTGACATTAACCAAGAACGCCATCACTCCTATGCAGGGTACGCAGGTATGGTAGAAATAGCCAAAGAGCTAGAAGAGTCCCTTTATAGTCCTATTTGGCAGCAGGTGCGGCAGATGGCGCCTTGGGAAATGCAGCAGATAGGGAAAAATGAAGATAGGAAAATGCCTTGTAATAATTCGATTGCTCAAGTTGTCACCTCTAAAAAGGTAATTGCTGTTAATCCTCTCAAACAAAGCCAGCCTCTGGGTGCTGCACTGGCTTTTTTGGGACTCAAGGGCATGATGCCATTGTTTCACGGTTCGCAAGGATGTACAGCCTTTGCCAAAGTCATGCTTGTGCGACATTTCCGGGAAGCAATTCCGCTCTCTACAACTGCTATGACAGAGGTTAGCACGATCTTGGGAGGAGAAGAAAATGTAGAGCAGGCGATTCTTACCATTGTGGAGAAATTTCAGCCGGAAATCATTGGGCTTTGTACCACCGGACTCACTGAAACTCGTGGAGATGACATGGAAGGGATACTACGCAACTTTCGCAAGAAGCATCCTCAACTTCATCATCTACCGATTGTTTTGGTTTCTACAGCTGATTTTAAGGGAGCACTTCAGGATGGTTTTGCTGCCGCCGTTGAAGGACTAGTTAAAGAATTACCACAACTAGATGATGCTAAACCAGATCAAATTACGGTTTTAGCAGGTTCACTATTATCTCCTGGGGATGTCCAGGAATTGAAAGAAATCATTGCTAACTTCGGATTGACACCAATCATTATTCCAGATTTATCAGATTCTTTAGACGGTCACCTAGAAGATTCTTACAGTGCTGTCACTACTGGAGGCACAACTGTCACAGAGTTGCAGGAGATTGGGCGATCTGTCTACACTTTTGCGATCGGCGAAAGTATGCGAGAAGCTGCTGATATTTTAGAACGACGATTTGGAATCCCTTATGAAGTCTTTCCTCAATTAACCGGATTAACGGCTGTCGATCAATTTCTGCAAGCCCTCGCTGATTTAAGTGGAGTAGACATACCTGAACGCTATCGCCATCAACGTCGTCAGCTTCAGGATGCGATGCTTGACACTCATTTTTACTTTGGTCGGAAGCGAATTGCTTTGGCTCTCGAACCCGATTTGCTATACACCATTGCGGGATGGTTGAAGGTAATGGGAGCCGAAATTCAGGTGGCTGTTACAACAACGAGATCTCCCTTATTGGAGCAAATACCAATTGAAACAGTGGTGATTGGTGATCTAGGCGATTTTGAACAATTAGCCGTTGGCTCCGACTTGATTATTACCAATTCCAATGGAGCAGCGATCGCCCAGCGTCTCAATATTCCTCTGTATCGACTAGGTTTTCCAATCTTCGATCGGCTCGGCAATGGACAACGATGCACAATTGGTTATCGCGGAACAATGCAACTGTTATTTGATATTGGCAATCTGTTCTTGGAAGAACAGGAGAAGATGCTCCGTGCAGATAGAGCGAAATAGTTAGCTAGGTAATAAAGTATTAGCGATCGCTAGTAATCAATACTCTTTTTTGTTCTCTACAGCGTTACGCCATTACCTCTTCCCTTTACTTCCTTCTCAATGACAACAAGGAGGCTTACGATGAAAATTGCTTTCACCACCAATGATCTTGTTCATATTGACGCTCATTTCGGTTGGGCTAAGAAAATTGTAGTTTATGAGGTTACGCCAAACGGATACGAGTTTTTAGAAACATTGGAATTTTTTGGCAATCTTCAAGAAGACGGCAACGAAGACAAGTTAGTCCCTAAACTAAATGCGCTATCTGATTGCACCATTGTCTATGTTTCAGCGATCGGAGGTAGTGCAGCCGCTCGATTGATTCAGAGGAATATCACACCGATTAAAGCTCGATTCGAGGAGGAGAAAATTGATGAAGTATTGAACAAATTTGTAAAACTTTTGAACAGTAATCCACCCCCTTGGCTACGAAAAGCATTGCGAACCGATTTGGCAACCTTACCAAACTAGAAATCACTGCAAATTCTGTACTTTATCCAGAGAAGATTATCTTATGAGTGCAACTGAAATTACCACCTCTACAATTGTCACCGAACTGTTAGAGTCTGATTTTGCTAAAGCATTAGTACAACAAATTCGAGTGAATGATCCCTATGGCACTTATCGCCATTGGTCAGATGAATTACTGCTCAAACCTTTTGTTGTCAGCCGCGCTCAGAAACGGGAAATTTCTGTTGATGGAGACGTCGATCCAACAACAAAAGGCCGGATCTTAGTGTTTTATCGAGCGATCGCTGCTCGTATCGAGCAACAAACTGGACAATTGTCCCAAGTTGTCGTTGATCTGAGTCATGAAGGATTTGGTTGGGCTTTGATCTTTTCCGGTCGATTACTTTTGGTGGTTCGCACGTTACGAGATGCCCAACGGTTTGGATTTGATTCCTTCGAGAAACTCATCGCGGAAGGGGACAAATTAGCCAATATGGGGATAGAAATGGCAACACGCTATAGCGACGTTTGTAAACTCTAGCTAGTGAATAGCTGAGTTAAACAGCACCCAGTTATTCACCTACTTTCTACTGTCCTATGCAACTCTGTAGGTTACAACCAATGGAATCATCCTTTACTCAAGATGAACTGAAGATTCAGATTAAACGTCTCAATAGTAAAGCAGGTCAACTCAAAATGGACTTGCACGATCTTACTGAAGGATTACCTACTGACTTTGAAAATCTCATACCATTAGCCACTGAAACCTATAGCATCTATCAACAACTTAGTGAACTGAAACAACAACTGAAAAAACTGGAGTTGTGATCATGAGCAGAACACTATCAGAATTCAATCAACTAACCGATGCAGAACAATTTTTTGATTTTTTTGATTTGCCCTACGATCCCAACATTGTCAATGTCAATCGCTTGCACATTTTGCAGAAATTCTCGGCTTTGATCAAACAGTTGAATGATGATCAATTTAGTGAAATTGAGAAACTCGATTACTATCGATCGGCACTTCAGCAAGCATATACCCTATTCTTAACGTCTAATTCCTTGGAACAGAAGTTATTCAAGGTTTTTAACGACAAACCACAAAACCTTGTTTTGCTTTCAGACATTGGGTCTGATTGACGATCGATTTGAGATTTTTCTCATTCCCATCTTTGTTCAACCTATCTGTCAACTAACTTATTCACTAGAGAATAGCTATGTTCAATCTGACTCCTACGGAATTGGAACGCTATCGTCGCCAAATCATGCTTCCTGGCTTTGGAGAAGAGTCACAGCAACGACTGAAGGCAGCTAGGGTCTTAGTGACAGGGGTCGGTGGTTTAGGAGGTACGGCGGCGCTCTATTTAGCAGTGGCTGGTATTGGCAAATTGATTCTAGTACGAGGCGGTGAATTGCGGTTAGACGACATGAATCGTCAGATTTTGATGACCCATAATTGGGTAGGAAAGCCACGAGTGTTTCAAGCAATGGAGACACTTCGAGCAATCAATCCAGATGTTGAAATTGAAGCTATTTGCGAATATGTTACTTCTGAGAATGTCGATCGTCTTGTTCAATCCGTTGATATCGCACTTGATTGTGCCCACAACTTCGCCGAACGTGATCGACTCAACGCTGCCTGTGTTCGTTGGAAAAAGCCGATGGTAGAAGCAGCAATGAACAATATGGAGGCATATCTAACAACAATTGTTCCTGGACAGACCCCCTGCTTGTCCTGCATCTTTCCTGAGAAACCAGAATGGAACCGACGCGGATTTGGCGTGATTGGAGCCGTATCTGGCACATTAGCCTGTCTGACCGCTCTAGAAGCGATCAAACTCCTTACAGGGATTGGTCAACCTCTGCTGTCCCAACTGTTAACGATGGATCTCAACCAACTTGAATTTGCAAAACGGCGTCCTTATCACGATCCCAATTGTCCAGTATGCGGCAGAGTTAGTCAAGAGAGCGAGCGATCTGCTCCAAAACAGAAGAATCCTAGAGCAAATGCTCTGACGTTTACTAAGTAACTAAAAAAACATGATGGTTTCTCTGTTGATGTTGGGATTGACGCTTGTCTCGGTTCAACTGACAAATTGGGTTAAGGGTGAAATTGAGAAGATTATTCTTGCTCTGTGTGGGCTGTTTTTTCTGCTAGCATTCCTAGTTTCTATTTTCTGGTTTCTTCAGGCTTTGATTGTTATCGCTCTTTTCACGTTACCAATCTACTGCCAAAAGCAGTACCAAATGTTTCTCTGTCCTCGACTTTGTCTGTTGCGATCGCAGTGTTCAAGTCGGAAATAATGAACTACAAACAACTCATCAAATTATCCGGGAGATGATATGACAATTATCCTGACCGAAGTTGCAGAATTGCGTTTGCGTACTTTCCTTCAAGCTACTGGCAAAAGTGAAAATCTGGCTCAAGGAATACGAATTTCTGTAGAAGATGGCGGATGTAGTGGCTATCAGTATGCACTTAATCTCGTCTATGTTCCGAAACCAGGAGACTTACAGGTACAGCAGGGTAGAGTGAGTGTGTATGTTGATCCTGACAGCGCTCCTTTGTTAGATGGGGTTGTAGTTGATTACGTTGAAGGACTAACACAAAGCGGCTTCAAGTTTACCAATCCCAATGCAACAGATACCTGTGGATGTGGACAATCGTTTCGGACTGGAGATTGCACTCCCACAGGCGTTCCATGCAGTTAATCAAGCTCAAAATCTTCGCCTACCTACTCTCTATTTCGTCTAGTCAAGGTGATGAAAATGACAACCTATCAAGTTCGTTTAATGAACAAAAAACGTAATATTGATATTACTATTCCTGTCAATGATAATGTTACCGTTCTGGAGGCGGCCGAAAATAGCGGATTGGATCTACCTTTTTCTTGCCATTCTGGCTCATGTTCCAGTTGTGTTGGTAAGCTCGTCGAAGGAGAAATTGATCAATCAGAGCAAGTATTCTTAGATAACGAGCAAGTTGCAAAAGGTTTTATCCTGCTTTGTGTATCGTATCCCCGATCGGACTGTACGATTCGAACCCATCAAGAAGCTTACTTAGTTTAAGGCTAATGCAAATGCTACCACTACGATATTAGGAGAAAGAGATGTTCAATCGAGAGTTTTCTATTTCTGGTTCTTCGTTAAAGTTACTTAAGCTTGGAGAGCGAGGGGTTGTTTCTCGGTTGAACAATGTCAACGATCGCATCACGCAGAAATTAAGCGCAATGGGAATTTTCCCTGGTGTATCTATTAGTCTAGAGCAACGGTTCCCGCGCTTTATTATCAAGGTAGGATGCGATCGATTTGCCCTCAGTCAAGACTTAATTCAGGCAATTTATATTCGCATTCTCGATAGCTAAAAGGAGAACCCATATGGCCGTTTTAACAGGCTCAACCTTTGGACAAAAAACCTGGACTCCTCAATTTGTACAGGCAATCAATCATGCTAAATGTCTGGGGTGCGGTCGGTGTTTTAAGGTTTGTGGACGCAACGTATTACATCTGCAAGCCATGAATGATGAAGGAGAGTTTGTGGAAGATGAAGATGAAGATGAAATTGAGCGAAAAGTCATGACAATTGTTCATCAAGAAAACTGCATTGGATGTCAAGCATGTTCCCGCATTTGTCCTAAAAATTGCTACACTCATATCCCACTAGCTTTGAATTAAGCTTTGAAGAAGATTGATATGCTGATATCTTTGTCCCTTCATCCTCTACCTCCTTCTCTCAGATAGGGTGAAGGGAAGTCGAAACAACTGAGGGATTTAGGGTGAGGGCAGTGCGCGTTTTGTTAGTCAATCAGGATCAATATGACACATCCTATTGTTGGTCACAGATGGACGGATTATTATAATGCAGTTGCCGGACGTCCCCCTCGTGAAACACTACTGGTAGCATTGGCCGAATTTGAGATGGAACAGGAACCTACCTCTCCCCGCTTTGCCATAGATCTTGGTTGTGGAGACGGACGTGATACGATCGAATTACTTAGACGAGGATGGCGCGTCTTGGGAATCGATGCAGAAGCGCAGGCGATCGCCCGCCTCCGCAACCGTTCTGGTATTTACCACGAGCAATTAGAAACTCGCATAGAACGCTTTGAACAACTAACCTTTCCTCAAAACGTTGATCTAGTAAATGCCAGCTTTTGCTTACAATTTTGCCCACCTGAAGATTTCCCAAGCCTTTGGCAGGCAATCGTAATGGCAATTCGTCCAGGAGGTCGTTTTTGTGGACATTTGATTGGCGATCGCGATTCGTGGGCATCATTCCCGCATCTCAATCATCATCGTTGTGATCAAGTTACAGATTTACTTGTGCCCTTTGTGGTGGAATGGTTGAAAGAAGAAGAACACCCCGGCAAGACAGCTTTGGGCACAGAAAAATACTGGCATCTTTTTCACATTGTTGCGCGAAAAAATTCTTGAACGTTGTGTAGTTCCGGTAATAGCTTGGACAATTTCCCTGATGTGTCGCCTTTCCAGCCTTTGATTTATTGAAGGCTGGTTTTTTATTAAGAAAATTCATACTCAATAACGCTTTGGTTAAGAAAATTAAGAAAATATTGTTTCGCTCAATCCGAACAAAAAAGGATCTGGGTCTTCGTTAAGACTGTGACTAGTTAAGGTTATCAGCATGTTTCTAAAGCTAGATTGGTAGCTCTAAGTTTATAAAATTGACTCCTTAAAACAAGAACGATTGTCCGCAAAAGCTAGCAAAGAGTAGATGTTACTAGGATCAACTCAAGGTTGAGCAAGCTATGCCATACGCCATCACTAATCGCTGTATTCAATGTGATACATGTCTTCCGCTGTGCCCAACAGGGGCGATCGCTGTGATGGATGATCGTGAGTTTTGGATTAATCCAACTCTCTGTAATAATTGCGACGGTTACTATTCTCAACCACAGTGTGCTCTGGTTTGTCCAGTTGATTCTCCGATCCCATTCCAAGCAAAGAAAGGCAGATGCAAAGTCAACGAACAAATCGCTACAAGCCCCGATCTATTTGCCAATGGAAAAACTAACGTTTTTGCCTCTGCTATTGTTGTGTGGGAACTCTGTAACATTTTGGCGCAACGCCGATCGCTTCCCTGGCAAGTCGATGCAAAGGGGCAGTTGTATTACCAGCGTCAAGTTAATCAAGGACGTGGTTTAGTTACCTTTCATGTAACGGATGCGCTTGATTCTCCTCATCCTCCTCTGTTAAGAGCTACCGATGCCTTGGCCACGATCGATACCTTTGATATTCGCGCTGCTTGTCTACATCTAATTTATGCGGCCTACGCTTCCTCATTAGAGAGACCGTGGGAGCAAGAATTTGTGATTAACGATCGCCAAATCGAAGAATATTTAGGGTTGGACAAACGAAAAGATTTGAGCAAAACAGCCAAGCTTGCTTTGATCAAAACCCTAGTACAACAGCCCTGCAACCTCACAGTGAGTCTAGACTGGAATCAGCAGGGAAAAGTAAAAGGATTTTCTTCAGATGCCACGCATTTATGGCATTTGCTCAATATTCAACATCACTTTCAACCGGATCAGCGGGGATATAAGCACCTGACTGGTCTCACATTTAGACTGAAGGCAGGAATCTGGGCGAGTTATTTTTTGAATCGAACTGGTTATAAAACTCATACAGCCTTTTATCAATATGGAACCTTACCAAAATCGCTCTTGACAACAGTAATGAGTATTTGGCAACAACACGAAGGAGCAGCCAGAATCTTATTGTGGCTATTATTTAAGACTAAGATGGGACACGAACAACGCCTAACTATTCCTACTCTGATGCGAATTGCCTATGGTGAACCCAAATTAACTCAAGTGTCTTCCCAGGTAGAAGGGCGAAAGCGACTACTCCGTACCTTTGAAAGTGATTTGGAAGTACTCAATGAGTATGGCATTAAGCCAGTCTTTGATCCCGTTACTTATCCAACTGAGATTCAACCGCTGTGGGCTAAACTTGCGGAACTGCCGGACGATGCGGAAGCGGCATTGGAGTTTTGGACCAAGGATGGCAGCAGTGACTGTCGGTTAACGGATGCGGCTCCCAGAGGCAAATGGAATCGAGTCATCAATGCGCGTCTGCTCCATTTTCAACTACCCAATGATTGGCAGAAACCCATCTCTAAGAAACCGAAAACGAAACATCATCGACAATCTCATCAGCAAGTACCGTTTGCTTCGCATTCCACCCTTTCTGGGCAACAAATTCTTGCAGCGCGACAGAAGCTTCAGCTTAGCCAACGGGCACTGGCCCTTCGGATAGGGAAAAGTCAAAGCTGGGTGCGAGATGTAGAACGGGGACGATTTCGACCCGCTTCACAAGACCAAGCGCTTTTGCGCCAAGTTTTGATGATTGAAACGCTAGACTGATCTGATATTGGCTCGAATGCTCCACAAGACGGGAATGGCAGCGAGTTGGATCACTATTGAGAAACTCACCAACATGACTAGGGAGCGATCGTACAATATCCCCATCAACGCACTACCCAAAAACCAGGACAGGCCATAGCCAGTATTGAAAATCCCATAGGCCGATCCACGCCGCTCTGGTGGCACCATAGCCGCAACCACTGCCTTCAAAATGGATTCCTGTGCTCCCATACCAATGCCCCACAAAATCATGCCCACTAGCGCGGCACCAGTCCCACCCCAAAAAATCACCGGGGCAAACCCCAGAGACAGCACAACTGCCAAAATCAACGTGGCAATTCCAATTCGGTCAAACCAGTAACCAAAGATCAGAGCGGCGATCGCATCCACCCCCATTGCCAGTGCATACAGCAGCGGAATCTGAGTTGGCTGACTCAGTCCGGACTGTTGTAGGTGAAAAGCAATCAAGGGAAAGTCTACAAACCCAGCGGCAATCAAGGACACAGCAAACAGGTAAAGCCAGAAACGGCGCGGCAGTCCTTCTCCATGCAGATCTTGAGTCAGGGGTTCAAACTCACGCGGGTTCGGATAAATTTTTTGACCCACAAGCAACACTATCAGTCCCAGAAGGGCTGGAATCACAAGAACTGCAAAACTCGCTTGATAACTTCCCCAAACGGCTAAAACAACGGTCACTATCAACGGCCCCGAAACAGCCCCAATCTGATCCATCGCCTCATGAAGTCCAAAGCCAAACCCTTTGCCGACCCGGATAGCAGCATGGGACAGCAGCACATCTCTGGGTGGAGTCCGAATGGCTTTGCCTGTGCGTTCAGCAATCATCAGCCCTGCCAGTATCTCCCAACGTCCTGCTAGGGCCATTAGCGGAACAACCGCAGTATTAATCACATAGCCTAAGGTCGTGATGCGCCAATATTGGCGAGTGCGATCGCTCAAATAGCCCGTAATTAGCCGTAAGCCATAGCCAATTAGCTCTCCTAACCCCGCCGTTAAGCCAACCACTGTCCCACTGGCTCCCAAAACTGCCAGATAGGCCCCTGTGATGCTGCGTGCTCCCTCATAGGTAGCATCGGCACAAAGGCTGACAATTCCTAATAACACAACAAATCGGAGGGCTGCACGAGATTTAGCCATTAATAATCCTGGTTATTTTTACTGCTGACCTTGCTGAACGCAGAGATGAATTGCCCTCATCCCCAACCCTTCTCCCTAGAAGGAAGGAGAGCCGGATCGAGTTCTTCGCGCCTGGGTAAGGAATTTAGGTGAGAGCGGTAAACGTGACAGGCTCTCGATCGCAACTCTATCCACATGGAATCAATCCGTTGCAATCATGACATCTGACGCTTTCACAACAGCATAGACCTCTTTGCCCTCTGCCAGTCCTAGTCTCTCGGCTGAAGATTTAGTGATCACTGCCACAATTTCAATCCCCGGAGCCACTTCAACCGTCACTTCTGCATTCACAGCCCCAATCACTAGCGCTTTAACGTTACCCTTCAGAGCATTCCGTGCACTAACTTCCATTATTTGAGAACCTTCCTTGTTATGAACAAGCCAATTTCTAATCATTTGCTAACTCAGCTAAAAAATTTTGATGTTCAAGCTACAGAATATTGAGTAAGCATATTGGCATAGTGTTAATAATACTTGCCTAAAGCGTTGAGTTTGCCAAGGAGTTGTCAGGAGATGATCAAAAAGCGAAGGTGGTTTTGGGGGCTGGTTTTGGTGGGGCTGTTGACCACATGCAGCGTGGCTACAGTAGAGCGATCGTCTTCATCGTCTGGGACTTCCACGGCTGAGCCAATCACCTTAACAGTTTCTGCGGCGGCTGATCTGAATTACGTGTTTCCAGAGATCGGCAAACTGTGGGAGCAGGAAACGGGGCATCGGGTGACGTTTAACTTGGGTTCTACAGGGCAACTCGCGCAGCAAATCGAACGCGGTGCGCCAGTGGATTTGTTTGCGGCAGCTAATAAGAAATTCGTTGAGGATTTAGACGAAAAGGGGTTGGTGCATTCAGACACCAAGGAACTATATGGTGTGGGACGACTTACCTTGTGGCAACCGGAAGAGGGCACTCACGAAATTCAGGACATTAACGACTTGATGAAACCCGAAATCAAACGGGTGGCGATCGCCAATCCCGATCATGCCCCCTATGGCGTGGCAGCACGGGAGGCGTTGCAATCGGCAGGCATTTGGGAAGACATTCAACCAAAACTAATTCTGGGTGAAAACATTAAGCAAACTCAGCAGTATGCCCAAACTGGCAATGTGGATGTGGCGATCGCGGCACTCTCGATCAGTGTGGAGAAGCCTGGAAAATGGGTGCTGGTCCCTGAGGAACTCCACAATCCTTTAGAACAAATGCTAGCAGTTCCCCAAAGCGCCCTCCATCCAGAGGAAGCAAAACAGTTTGCTGCTTTTATTAATGGTGAGAAAGGAAGACCCCTCATGCGGAAGTATGGTTTTGTCCTGCCGGGAGAGGAGCCGGTGTCATAGGGCAAATGCCAATAGGAAAAGGATAAAAGGGAAACAAGCAAATGATTTGGGAACCAGCGCTTTTGTCATTGCAGGTCACAATTGTTGCCAGCATTTTGATTCTCGTCTTTGGTTTGAGTCTCGGAATTTTTCTAGCAAGAACACAATTTCTGGGACAGGTTTTTGTTTCCACTCTGCTCAACTTGCCGCTAGTTTTACCTCCCAGTGTGGTGGGCTATTTTTTACTCTTGGTGCTAGGTCGGGGTAGTCCGATCAAGGAATGGTTAGGTATTGATTTGCTATTTACTTGGCAAGCAGGCGCGATCGCCTCGGCTGTGGTAGCGTTACCTCTGATGGTGGAATCGACTAGAGCCGCGATCGCCAACGTTAACCCAGAACTGGAAGCGGCTGCACGTACATTGGGATCAACTGAGTGGGAAGTGTTACAGCGAATTACGATTCCCATCGCATATCGAGGCATCCTAGCAGGATTCGGACTAGGGGTGGCTCGCGGACTGGGAGAGTTTGGCGCGACACTGATGGTGGCAGGCAGCATCCCTGGACGCACTCAAACCCTTCCGTTAGCCATCTACGATGCTGTACAAATGCAGCGCTACGGACTCGCCAATGTCATGGTGCTGATTATGACCACGATCGCTTTTGTGCTGCTGTGGTGGGTCAGGCTGTTGGAACGGCAAAAAGCAAAAGGAAGAATAGAAAAGTTAAAGGAAAGAAGGCAAAAGGCAAAAGGGATACAGGATAGGTGGGAGAGGGCATTTGAATTTGCTGTGCGGATTATTAAAGCCTACTAGGTTTTGGGTGAGCAACCTGGAGCCAATCTCTCAACATGGGAGAAGGATTGAGGGTGAGGGCTACAATGAGGGCTAAAACTGTTGGCATGTCCAGGGAGTTCAACGTTTTCACACAACTGTCCAAAGGGATGCTCAAAGAAGCACGAGAAACTCATTATTGACTGAAACTATTAAGCGCCGCAGAAACAAGTGCCACAACAATTCTCCCGAAGCTGGTCTTAAATTTTTAAAAACCAAATCAGCAGAAATTACAAGAAATATAAAAAGTATCGGTGCAATCATCA
This genomic interval carries:
- a CDS encoding 2Fe-2S iron-sulfur cluster-binding protein, with translation MTTYQVRLMNKKRNIDITIPVNDNVTVLEAAENSGLDLPFSCHSGSCSSCVGKLVEGEIDQSEQVFLDNEQVAKGFILLCVSYPRSDCTIRTHQEAYLV
- a CDS encoding bifunctional nitrogenase iron-molybdenum cofactor biosynthesis protein NifEN; its protein translation is MKMTQGKVKELLAEPGCEHNQHKHGDKKNKTCTQQAQPGAAQGGCAFDGAMIALVPITDVAHIVHGPIACAGNSWGSRGSLSSGSMLYKMGFTTDLTENDVIFGGEKQLHKSILEVHQQYQPAAIFVYSTCVTALIGDDLDAVCQKAAEQTGTPVIPVNSPGFIGSKNLGNRVGGEALLEYVIGTAEPEYTTPYDINLIGEYNIAGELWNVLPLFEKVGIRVLSKITGDARYHEVACAHRAKLNVMICSKALINMARKMEERYGIPYIEESFYGVEDMNRCLRNVALKLGDAALQQRVERLITEEVNQLNDVLVPYRDRLQGKRVVLYTGGVKSWSIISAAKDLGMQVVATSTKKSTEEDKARIRELLGQDGLMLEKGNAQELLQVIAQTQADMLIAGGRNQYTALKARIPFLDINQERHHSYAGYAGMVEIAKELEESLYSPIWQQVRQMAPWEMQQIGKNEDRKMPCNNSIAQVVTSKKVIAVNPLKQSQPLGAALAFLGLKGMMPLFHGSQGCTAFAKVMLVRHFREAIPLSTTAMTEVSTILGGEENVEQAILTIVEKFQPEIIGLCTTGLTETRGDDMEGILRNFRKKHPQLHHLPIVLVSTADFKGALQDGFAAAVEGLVKELPQLDDAKPDQITVLAGSLLSPGDVQELKEIIANFGLTPIIIPDLSDSLDGHLEDSYSAVTTGGTTVTELQEIGRSVYTFAIGESMREAADILERRFGIPYEVFPQLTGLTAVDQFLQALADLSGVDIPERYRHQRRQLQDAMLDTHFYFGRKRIALALEPDLLYTIAGWLKVMGAEIQVAVTTTRSPLLEQIPIETVVIGDLGDFEQLAVGSDLIITNSNGAAIAQRLNIPLYRLGFPIFDRLGNGQRCTIGYRGTMQLLFDIGNLFLEEQEKMLRADRAK
- a CDS encoding helix-turn-helix domain-containing protein, with amino-acid sequence MPYAITNRCIQCDTCLPLCPTGAIAVMDDREFWINPTLCNNCDGYYSQPQCALVCPVDSPIPFQAKKGRCKVNEQIATSPDLFANGKTNVFASAIVVWELCNILAQRRSLPWQVDAKGQLYYQRQVNQGRGLVTFHVTDALDSPHPPLLRATDALATIDTFDIRAACLHLIYAAYASSLERPWEQEFVINDRQIEEYLGLDKRKDLSKTAKLALIKTLVQQPCNLTVSLDWNQQGKVKGFSSDATHLWHLLNIQHHFQPDQRGYKHLTGLTFRLKAGIWASYFLNRTGYKTHTAFYQYGTLPKSLLTTVMSIWQQHEGAARILLWLLFKTKMGHEQRLTIPTLMRIAYGEPKLTQVSSQVEGRKRLLRTFESDLEVLNEYGIKPVFDPVTYPTEIQPLWAKLAELPDDAEAALEFWTKDGSSDCRLTDAAPRGKWNRVINARLLHFQLPNDWQKPISKKPKTKHHRQSHQQVPFASHSTLSGQQILAARQKLQLSQRALALRIGKSQSWVRDVERGRFRPASQDQALLRQVLMIETLD
- a CDS encoding class I SAM-dependent methyltransferase → MTHPIVGHRWTDYYNAVAGRPPRETLLVALAEFEMEQEPTSPRFAIDLGCGDGRDTIELLRRGWRVLGIDAEAQAIARLRNRSGIYHEQLETRIERFEQLTFPQNVDLVNASFCLQFCPPEDFPSLWQAIVMAIRPGGRFCGHLIGDRDSWASFPHLNHHRCDQVTDLLVPFVVEWLKEEEHPGKTALGTEKYWHLFHIVARKNS
- a CDS encoding ferrous iron transport protein A; protein product: MFNREFSISGSSLKLLKLGERGVVSRLNNVNDRITQKLSAMGIFPGVSISLEQRFPRFIIKVGCDRFALSQDLIQAIYIRILDS
- a CDS encoding CCE_0567 family metalloprotein; translated protein: MESSFTQDELKIQIKRLNSKAGQLKMDLHDLTEGLPTDFENLIPLATETYSIYQQLSELKQQLKKLEL
- a CDS encoding HesB/IscA family protein, with amino-acid sequence MTIILTEVAELRLRTFLQATGKSENLAQGIRISVEDGGCSGYQYALNLVYVPKPGDLQVQQGRVSVYVDPDSAPLLDGVVVDYVEGLTQSGFKFTNPNATDTCGCGQSFRTGDCTPTGVPCS
- the nifX gene encoding nitrogen fixation protein NifX, which encodes MKIAFTTNDLVHIDAHFGWAKKIVVYEVTPNGYEFLETLEFFGNLQEDGNEDKLVPKLNALSDCTIVYVSAIGGSAAARLIQRNITPIKARFEEEKIDEVLNKFVKLLNSNPPPWLRKALRTDLATLPN
- a CDS encoding NifX-associated nitrogen fixation protein, which gives rise to MSATEITTSTIVTELLESDFAKALVQQIRVNDPYGTYRHWSDELLLKPFVVSRAQKREISVDGDVDPTTKGRILVFYRAIAARIEQQTGQLSQVVVDLSHEGFGWALIFSGRLLLVVRTLRDAQRFGFDSFEKLIAEGDKLANMGIEMATRYSDVCKL
- the nifW gene encoding nitrogenase-stabilizing/protective protein NifW, which gives rise to MSRTLSEFNQLTDAEQFFDFFDLPYDPNIVNVNRLHILQKFSALIKQLNDDQFSEIEKLDYYRSALQQAYTLFLTSNSLEQKLFKVFNDKPQNLVLLSDIGSD
- the fdxB gene encoding ferredoxin III, nif-specific — translated: MAVLTGSTFGQKTWTPQFVQAINHAKCLGCGRCFKVCGRNVLHLQAMNDEGEFVEDEDEDEIERKVMTIVHQENCIGCQACSRICPKNCYTHIPLALN
- a CDS encoding HesA/MoeB/ThiF family protein, translating into MFNLTPTELERYRRQIMLPGFGEESQQRLKAARVLVTGVGGLGGTAALYLAVAGIGKLILVRGGELRLDDMNRQILMTHNWVGKPRVFQAMETLRAINPDVEIEAICEYVTSENVDRLVQSVDIALDCAHNFAERDRLNAACVRWKKPMVEAAMNNMEAYLTTIVPGQTPCLSCIFPEKPEWNRRGFGVIGAVSGTLACLTALEAIKLLTGIGQPLLSQLLTMDLNQLEFAKRRPYHDPNCPVCGRVSQESERSAPKQKNPRANALTFTK